Proteins from a genomic interval of Nostoc sp. TCL240-02:
- a CDS encoding IS5 family transposase (programmed frameshift), protein MSRLPAIENPQRKPYPSDLSDAEWLIIKPFLPKPKGFGHPVEVDLREILNAIFYVQRTGCQWEMLPHDLPPYTTVYGYFQKWQRKGIWQKIHDQVRHQLRQDLGRDEHSSVAIADSQSVKTTGKKGEVYGFDGGKKVKGRKRHIVVDSQGLLIGVLVTEANASERLGAVVVLHESAQELSKLEVVWVDQGYSGENFAQAVKQVCGEQVRVEVIERISKTFERLPKRWIVERTFGWLNRFRRLSKDYELYTEISEAMIYGSLIRLMVKRMAA, encoded by the exons ATGAGCCGTCTACCTGCGATTGAAAATCCACAGCGTAAACCCTACCCAAGTGATTTAAGCGATGCCGAATGGTTAATTATCAAGCCCTTTCTACCAAAACCTAAAGGGTTTGGGCATCCTGTAGAAGTAGATTTACGAGAAATTTTGAATGCTATTTTCTATGTGCAACGTACCGGGTGTCAGTGGGAAATGCTACCCCATGATCTTCCACCTTACACAACAGTATACGGCTACTTTCAGAAATGGCAGCGCAAAGGAATATGGCAGAAAATTCACGACCAAGTGCGCCATCAACTGCGACAAGATTTGGGCAGAGACGAACACTCTAGCGTTGCGATCGCCGATTCTCAGTCAGTGAAGACAACGG GAAAAAAAGGGGAAGTCTACGGTTTCGATGGTGGTAAGAAAGTTAAAGGCCGTAAGCGACATATAGTTGTGGATTCTCAAGGTTTGTTGATTGGCGTTTTAGTGACTGAAGCTAATGCGTCGGAACGTTTGGGGGCTGTGGTTGTACTCCATGAATCGGCTCAGGAATTGTCTAAATTGGAAGTTGTTTGGGTAGATCAAGGCTATTCTGGTGAAAACTTTGCTCAAGCTGTCAAGCAAGTTTGCGGAGAACAGGTTCGTGTTGAGGTGATTGAGAGAATATCGAAAACATTTGAACGATTACCCAAGCGGTGGATTGTGGAAAGGACATTCGGCTGGCTCAATCGATTTCGGCGTTTGAGCAAGGATTATGAGTTGTACACAGAGATCAGTGAAGCCATGATTTACGGCTCATTGATTCGTCTGATGGTAAAACGAATGGCAGCTTAA
- a CDS encoding ABC transporter substrate-binding protein gives MNNAIAQTTALLSTCALLLTGCGGGSSVTNTPNSNPNNTTTNTAQTTTTSGAIPIGIALAQTSNVALLGQEGFVGAKIAEKYFNSKGGINGTPIKLIAQDTSGDEAGAINAFQTLINKDKVVGIVGPTLSQQAFSADPVAERAKVPVIGASNTANGIPEIGDYVARVSAPVSIVAPNSLKAALKQNPQIKKVAVFYAQNDAFNKSETEIFQKAVKEQGLELVTVQKFQTTDTDFQAQATNAINLKPDLVIISGLAADGGNLVRQLRELGYKGIIIGGNGLNTPNVLSVCKALCDGVLIAQAYSPEYPGEINKTFRQTYIEQYKKEPAQFTGQSFAAVQVYVEALKELDKKTKISTLPLDKLRTELNKQILAGKYNTPLGEIAFTPVGDVIQKEFYVAQIKMDKDGNTGKFVFIK, from the coding sequence ATGAACAACGCGATCGCTCAGACAACAGCATTATTATCAACTTGCGCTTTGCTACTAACAGGCTGTGGTGGCGGTAGCTCTGTGACAAATACTCCAAATAGTAATCCAAATAACACTACTACTAACACTGCCCAGACAACGACTACATCGGGTGCGATTCCCATCGGTATTGCCTTAGCACAAACCAGCAACGTAGCATTACTCGGTCAAGAGGGATTTGTGGGGGCCAAAATTGCCGAGAAGTATTTCAATAGCAAAGGTGGTATTAACGGCACTCCGATTAAATTAATAGCCCAAGATACTAGCGGTGATGAAGCTGGAGCAATTAACGCTTTTCAAACTTTAATTAACAAGGATAAGGTTGTCGGTATTGTTGGCCCTACTTTATCACAGCAAGCTTTTAGTGCTGACCCCGTTGCCGAACGTGCTAAAGTTCCAGTTATTGGAGCATCAAATACCGCAAACGGAATTCCAGAAATCGGTGATTATGTAGCTCGCGTATCTGCACCTGTTTCTATAGTTGCCCCTAATTCGCTTAAAGCTGCACTCAAGCAGAATCCTCAAATTAAAAAAGTAGCAGTTTTTTACGCCCAAAATGATGCTTTTAACAAATCAGAAACGGAGATTTTTCAAAAAGCAGTTAAAGAGCAAGGGCTAGAATTAGTAACAGTTCAAAAGTTCCAAACTACTGATACCGACTTTCAAGCACAAGCTACTAATGCAATTAATTTAAAACCAGATTTAGTAATTATTTCAGGACTAGCTGCTGATGGTGGTAACTTAGTGCGGCAACTGCGAGAGTTGGGTTATAAAGGCATAATTATTGGTGGTAATGGTCTGAATACACCCAATGTTTTATCAGTGTGTAAAGCCCTTTGCGATGGTGTGCTGATTGCTCAAGCGTACAGTCCTGAATATCCTGGTGAGATTAATAAGACATTTCGCCAAACCTATATTGAGCAATACAAAAAAGAACCAGCCCAATTTACTGGTCAATCTTTTGCGGCGGTGCAGGTGTATGTTGAGGCTCTGAAAGAGTTGGATAAAAAAACCAAAATCAGCACATTACCTCTTGATAAACTGCGGACAGAATTGAACAAGCAAATATTAGCTGGAAAGTATAATACACCTTTAGGCGAGATTGCTTTTACACCAGTAGGGGATGTGATTCAAAAAGAATTTTACGTCGCCCAAATCAAGATGGATAAAGATGGAAATACTGGAAAATTTGTATTTATAAAATAG
- a CDS encoding DUF6464 family protein: MLKTLLVIAVGFLPSLISLWAIRKTHARSRLRMRQAAMNFSVVQGRQNLRPIESDRYYLEGVGYLIGDISCKFNARSGYMRCAVNPDGPCNGCRHYEPKGLPGSEKGV; this comes from the coding sequence GTGTTAAAGACACTTTTAGTAATTGCCGTTGGTTTTTTACCGTCCCTGATTTCTCTGTGGGCGATCCGCAAAACCCATGCGCGATCGCGCCTACGGATGAGGCAAGCAGCCATGAATTTTTCAGTAGTGCAGGGACGGCAAAACCTTAGACCGATTGAAAGCGATCGCTATTATTTAGAAGGGGTAGGTTATCTAATTGGCGATATCAGCTGCAAATTTAATGCCCGCTCTGGTTATATGCGTTGTGCTGTTAACCCTGACGGCCCATGTAATGGTTGCCGTCACTATGAACCTAAAGGATTACCTGGTAGCGAAAAAGGGGTTTAA
- a CDS encoding branched-chain amino acid ABC transporter permease, producing the protein MAEFFSTYESPIVYMVLEALLGLSLYLPLMAGQLSLASPGFYALGGYIAAILSTKVFPSSNNLFPIPLLLLEMLIAGLISGILAVIVGIPALRLRGIYLAIATIAFVEVLRVVSLNLDITGGAVGIFGIPQPFQSQIEYLWIAIPLLLISMVLFYRLERIRTGRAFIAIREDELAASAMGIDPTYYKVLAFTLGAMLAGIVGVISAHFLNTWNARQGTFDASITYLTIVLIGGSRTFLGSVVGAIVLKVLLEIVLRRIADIAGLPNWLSQFLRDGRLIIYGILIVLGTIFFPQGFVTPDILKTLKKQLMKIFFKASKQRS; encoded by the coding sequence ATGGCTGAATTTTTCTCTACTTATGAATCACCAATAGTCTACATGGTATTGGAGGCTTTATTAGGATTATCGCTTTATTTACCCCTAATGGCTGGACAATTGTCTTTGGCTAGTCCTGGATTTTATGCGTTAGGTGGATATATTGCAGCGATTTTATCTACAAAAGTTTTTCCATCTAGTAATAATTTATTTCCCATTCCATTACTTTTATTAGAAATGTTAATTGCTGGTTTAATCTCCGGTATATTAGCCGTAATAGTGGGAATTCCGGCATTGAGATTACGGGGAATTTATTTAGCGATCGCAACTATTGCTTTTGTAGAAGTTTTACGAGTTGTATCCTTAAATTTAGATATCACAGGCGGTGCTGTCGGGATTTTTGGTATTCCTCAACCGTTCCAAAGCCAAATTGAATATTTGTGGATTGCCATACCATTACTATTAATTAGTATGGTATTATTTTACCGTTTAGAACGTATTCGTACAGGTAGGGCATTCATTGCTATCCGCGAAGATGAATTAGCTGCCAGTGCAATGGGAATTGACCCCACTTACTACAAAGTTTTAGCTTTTACTCTCGGAGCAATGCTTGCCGGAATTGTAGGTGTGATTAGCGCTCATTTTCTCAATACCTGGAATGCTCGACAAGGTACTTTTGATGCTAGTATTACCTATTTAACAATTGTATTAATTGGTGGTTCTAGAACTTTTTTAGGTTCGGTTGTCGGTGCTATTGTATTGAAAGTATTATTAGAAATTGTTTTACGAAGAATAGCAGATATAGCAGGATTACCCAATTGGTTATCTCAATTTTTACGCGATGGTAGATTAATTATTTATGGTATTCTAATAGTTTTAGGAACTATATTTTTTCCCCAAGGGTTTGTAACTCCAGATATTTTGAAAACGCTTAAAAAGCAATTGATGAAAATATTTTTCAAGGCATCAAAGCAGAGAAGCTAA
- a CDS encoding Uma2 family endonuclease, whose protein sequence is MKIYTKQKLTFDDFLEQCPEKGLYELVDGEIVEVRATRNHDDVANFMLFGLNDEIRRLNLNYVVNNTAVFRTVTANGIEQGRKPDVSVIDKDVWRSNRSAYSALEKPIQLAIEVTSTNWEDDYIDKLDEYQRLGITEYWIVDYLAIGYREYLGNPKVPTVFVFLLNAEGKYQHTYFRGSERIGSRTFPELALTAEQILTA, encoded by the coding sequence ATGAAAATATATACCAAACAAAAATTAACTTTTGATGATTTTTTGGAACAGTGCCCAGAGAAAGGTTTATATGAACTTGTGGATGGGGAAATTGTAGAAGTGCGTGCAACTAGAAATCATGATGATGTCGCCAATTTTATGTTATTTGGTTTAAATGATGAAATTAGACGACTAAACCTTAATTATGTAGTTAATAATACAGCAGTTTTTAGAACTGTAACTGCCAATGGAATTGAACAAGGACGCAAGCCTGATGTAAGTGTCATAGATAAAGATGTATGGCGCTCAAATCGTTCTGCTTATTCTGCACTTGAAAAACCCATCCAGCTAGCTATCGAGGTAACATCAACTAATTGGGAAGATGACTACATTGATAAACTAGATGAATATCAACGGTTAGGTATTACAGAATATTGGATTGTAGATTATTTGGCAATTGGTTATAGAGAGTATTTGGGAAATCCCAAAGTTCCAACTGTGTTTGTTTTTCTATTAAATGCTGAGGGTAAATATCAACACACATATTTTAGAGGTTCCGAACGAATCGGGTCACGAACTTTTCCTGAACTGGCGTTAACAGCAGAGCAAATATTAACAGCTTAA
- a CDS encoding ABC transporter ATP-binding protein, producing the protein MTNNIVLEAKSLTRRFGGLVAVNNVSFTVNQHEIFGLIGPNGAGKTTLFNLITAFIPLSSGELRYQGANISQLRPHQIAGLGIARTFQNIRLFGELSALENVIIARHLDNKSNLLTGVLGLPPARREEKKSRRKALQLLDMVGLSDRADEKAKNFAYGDQRRLEIARALALEPQILLLDEPAAGMNPNEKQQLSEFIRSLREQFNLTIVLIEHHVPLVMGLCDRIAVLDFGQLIALGEPSVVRNDPAVIEAYLGND; encoded by the coding sequence ATGACAAATAACATTGTTTTAGAAGCCAAGTCACTGACTCGCCGTTTTGGGGGTTTAGTGGCTGTGAATAATGTATCTTTTACAGTCAATCAACATGAGATTTTTGGATTAATTGGCCCTAACGGTGCTGGGAAAACAACACTGTTTAATTTGATTACAGCTTTTATTCCCCTTTCTAGTGGAGAGTTGCGCTATCAAGGTGCTAATATTTCCCAACTACGCCCGCATCAAATTGCAGGTTTAGGTATTGCTCGGACTTTTCAAAATATTCGCTTATTTGGGGAATTATCAGCATTAGAAAATGTCATAATTGCCCGACATTTGGACAATAAAAGTAATTTATTAACAGGAGTTTTGGGATTACCACCAGCCCGTCGGGAAGAGAAAAAAAGCAGGCGAAAGGCTTTACAATTATTGGATATGGTGGGCTTGAGCGATCGCGCTGACGAAAAAGCCAAAAATTTTGCTTACGGCGATCAGCGTCGGCTGGAAATTGCCCGCGCTTTAGCCTTAGAACCGCAAATCTTACTTCTCGATGAACCTGCGGCGGGGATGAACCCCAATGAAAAGCAGCAACTCAGCGAATTTATCCGCAGTCTGCGAGAACAATTTAATTTAACAATTGTGCTGATTGAACATCATGTACCCTTAGTTATGGGTTTGTGCGATCGCATTGCCGTGTTAGATTTTGGGCAGTTGATTGCTTTGGGTGAACCATCTGTAGTTAGAAACGATCCGGCTGTAATTGAAGCTTATTTGGGAAATGATTGA
- a CDS encoding branched-chain amino acid ABC transporter permease → MDITLFLQQFLNGLSIGSIYAIFALGYTLVYSILGIINLAHGAIFTLGAYFTYALMGGNFGFNGLLANAVLPIKLPFAIALILGSTLAGLIGVVMERVAFQPLRRQGSDPLLTVVSSLGVAVVIVNLIQYLVGAESYTYPADTYGNLPPSINFGTPEKEIPIRTVQIIIFAVSVAIVAIITYFINRTKYGKAMQAIAEDPTTASLLGINSDRFIILTFFISSFLAGLAGTLVASSVSIAGPYFGIAFGLRGLAVIVLGGLGSIPGAVLGGLLIGLVEAFVPAEYSGYKEAVAYGILFIMLLVRPQGLLGRRFIQKV, encoded by the coding sequence ATGGATATTACTCTATTTCTGCAACAATTTTTGAACGGATTATCTATTGGTAGTATCTATGCAATTTTTGCATTGGGATATACCTTAGTTTATTCTATTCTGGGCATCATTAATTTAGCTCATGGTGCGATTTTTACCTTGGGTGCATATTTCACTTATGCCCTTATGGGTGGTAACTTTGGATTTAATGGTTTGCTAGCGAATGCAGTCTTACCAATAAAATTACCATTTGCTATAGCCTTGATTTTAGGAAGTACCTTAGCGGGATTAATCGGGGTAGTGATGGAACGGGTTGCTTTTCAACCTTTACGCCGTCAAGGATCTGATCCCTTGCTAACTGTTGTTTCCAGCTTGGGGGTAGCAGTGGTAATTGTGAACTTAATCCAGTATTTGGTAGGCGCAGAAAGTTACACATATCCCGCAGATACTTATGGGAATTTACCACCTTCAATTAACTTTGGTACTCCAGAAAAGGAAATTCCTATTCGCACCGTTCAGATAATAATTTTTGCTGTATCAGTTGCGATTGTGGCAATTATTACCTACTTTATCAATCGAACTAAGTATGGTAAAGCAATGCAAGCGATCGCAGAAGATCCGACTACAGCTAGTTTGTTAGGCATTAATAGCGATCGCTTTATCATCCTCACATTCTTCATCAGCAGTTTCTTAGCAGGATTAGCAGGAACCTTAGTCGCCTCTAGTGTTAGTATTGCTGGCCCATATTTCGGCATTGCTTTTGGGTTGCGGGGTTTAGCGGTAATTGTCTTAGGTGGTTTAGGTAGTATTCCCGGCGCAGTTTTAGGAGGATTACTCATTGGATTAGTTGAAGCTTTTGTGCCGGCAGAATATTCCGGTTACAAAGAAGCTGTAGCTTATGGAATATTATTTATCATGTTATTAGTTAGACCCCAAGGTTTGCTAGGTCGTCGGTTTATTCAGAAAGTTTAA